One Serinicoccus chungangensis genomic window carries:
- the rplP gene encoding 50S ribosomal protein L16: MLIPRRVKHRKQHHPGRSGMAKGGTQLAFGDYGIQALSPAYVTNRQIESARIAMTRYIKRGGKVWINIYPDRPLTKKPAETRMGSGKGSPEWWVANVKPGRVMFELSGVSEDVAREALRLAMHKLPMKTRFVSREGGDI; this comes from the coding sequence ATGTTGATTCCCCGTCGCGTCAAGCACCGCAAGCAGCACCACCCCGGCCGCTCCGGCATGGCCAAGGGTGGCACCCAGCTGGCGTTCGGTGACTACGGCATCCAGGCGCTCTCGCCGGCCTACGTCACCAACCGGCAGATCGAGTCCGCTCGTATCGCCATGACCCGCTACATCAAGCGTGGCGGCAAGGTGTGGATCAACATCTACCCCGACCGTCCGCTGACGAAGAAGCCGGCCGAGACCCGCATGGGTTCCGGCAAGGGCTCGCCCGAGTGGTGGGTGGCCAACGTCAAGCCTGGCCGCGTGATGTTCGAGCTGTCCGGTGTGTCCGAGGACGTCGCCCGCGAGGCGCTGCGTCTGGCGATGCACAAGCTGCCCATGAAGACCCGTTTCGTCTCCCGTGAGGGTGGTGACATCTGA
- the rpsC gene encoding 30S ribosomal protein S3, whose product MGQKINPNGYRLGITTDHRSRWFADSTKEGQRYRDYVKEDVAIRELLSTGMDRAGISKVEIERTRDRVRVDIHTARPGIVIGRRGAEADRLRGALEKLTGKQVQLNILEVKNPEVDAQLVAQGIAEQLAARVTFRRAMRKGMQSALRAGAKGIRIQCSGRLGGAEMSRSEFYREGRVPLHTLRANIDYGLYEAKTTFGRIGVKVWIYKGDLTAKELAREEAQAPSGRGDRRGRGGRGGPGGERGERRGRAPRRDETATSEQAPAAAQTDSATAAPATTEGEQS is encoded by the coding sequence ATGGGGCAGAAGATCAACCCGAACGGCTACCGCCTGGGCATCACGACCGACCACCGCAGCCGCTGGTTCGCCGACTCCACCAAGGAGGGGCAGCGCTACCGCGACTACGTGAAGGAAGACGTCGCGATCCGTGAGCTGCTGTCCACCGGGATGGACCGGGCCGGCATCTCCAAGGTCGAGATCGAGCGCACGCGGGACCGCGTCCGCGTCGACATCCACACGGCCCGCCCCGGCATCGTCATCGGTCGCCGCGGCGCCGAGGCCGACCGGCTGCGCGGCGCCCTGGAGAAGCTCACCGGCAAGCAGGTCCAGCTCAACATCCTCGAGGTGAAGAACCCCGAGGTGGACGCGCAGCTGGTGGCTCAGGGGATCGCCGAGCAGCTCGCTGCCCGCGTGACCTTCCGTCGGGCCATGCGCAAGGGGATGCAGTCCGCCCTGCGCGCCGGCGCCAAGGGCATCCGGATCCAGTGCTCCGGCCGTCTCGGCGGTGCGGAGATGTCGCGCTCGGAGTTCTACCGCGAGGGCCGCGTGCCGCTGCACACCCTGCGGGCCAACATCGACTACGGCCTGTACGAGGCCAAGACGACCTTCGGCCGGATCGGTGTGAAGGTCTGGATCTACAAGGGCGACCTGACCGCCAAGGAGCTGGCCCGCGAGGAGGCCCAGGCCCCCAGCGGGCGTGGCGACCGTCGTGGCCGCGGTGGTCGTGGCGGCCCCGGGGGCGAGCGTGGCGAGCGCCGCGGTCGTGCCCCGCGGCGTGACGAGACCGCGACCTCCGAGCAGGCCCCCGCAGCCGCGCAGACCGACTCGGCGACCGCCGCCCCCGCTACCACCGAGGGAGAGCAGTCCTGA
- the rpmC gene encoding 50S ribosomal protein L29, which produces MAVGSDNLTPEQLRGLEDGPLADALAEAKKELFNLRFQSATGQLESHGRLRAVRKDIARIYTEMRERELGIGRESDENEKVG; this is translated from the coding sequence ATGGCTGTCGGTTCCGACAACCTGACCCCCGAGCAGCTGCGTGGTCTGGAGGACGGCCCCCTGGCCGATGCTCTGGCCGAGGCCAAGAAGGAGCTGTTCAACCTCCGCTTCCAGTCCGCCACCGGGCAGCTGGAGAGCCACGGCCGGCTGCGTGCGGTCCGCAAGGACATCGCCCGCATCTACACCGAGATGCGCGAGCGCGAGCTCGGCATCGGCCGTGAGTCCGACGAGAACGAGAAGGTGGGCTGA